One Roseimaritima multifibrata DNA window includes the following coding sequences:
- a CDS encoding TraR/DksA family transcriptional regulator gives MPKKKERDYRPFEQMLRSLRTRFRDDVQSMSDAALHSSEDSSAEASRAPNHLADIGSDAFDQEFTLSLVENEEETLQQIEAALERLALGQYGTCADCGKLIPKERLAAIPFTAHCVRCASKLQHPS, from the coding sequence ATGCCGAAGAAAAAAGAACGCGATTATCGCCCGTTTGAGCAGATGCTACGCTCTCTTCGCACCCGATTCCGAGACGATGTCCAGTCGATGTCCGATGCGGCACTGCATTCCTCTGAGGATTCGTCGGCAGAAGCCTCCAGAGCCCCAAATCATCTGGCCGACATCGGATCGGACGCCTTCGACCAAGAATTTACCCTTTCTTTGGTCGAAAATGAGGAGGAAACGCTCCAACAGATCGAAGCTGCTCTTGAGCGGCTGGCTCTGGGACAATACGGTACCTGTGCCGATTGCGGAAAGCTGATTCCGAAAGAACGTCTGGCGGCCATTCCCTTTACTGCCCACTGTGTGCGTTGTGCCAGCAAGCTCCAACATCCCTCCTGA
- a CDS encoding sugar ABC transporter ATP-binding protein → METSCTDSTNASVVPRMRVQQVSKRFPGVQALQSVSLDVMPAEVLAVIGENGAGKSTLMKIMAGIQPPDDGTLRMDGKAVSFSSPADAIEHGVALIHQELNLAENLSVAENVFLGREPHFWGWLKRREMQDEAAVFLEQVGLDIDPATPLHQLPLAGQQLVEIAKALSARARLVIMDEPTSSLSLRETEKLFQVVQHLRHSGVSIVYISHRLAEVQQLADRVEVLRDGKNVGRLVGDQITHDAMVTRMVGRDLSQFFPHTSHPAGEVRLRVADLTMVDSPSHAIGLEVRGGEVVALAGLVGAGRTELVETIFGVRPALAGRVEVDQQPLRSGDVRYNIQRGIALVTEDRKSTGLLLESSVCENTTLAALASAPAAPGISVSWERQVTAQAIERLGIRTASQQTKVVTLSGGNQQKIALGKWLLRKPAVLLLDEPTRGVDIGAKHEIYELIEGLAAEGVAILFVSSEMEEVLGMADRVYVMHERRIAGHLKRSELSEDAMMRLAVGEVAATS, encoded by the coding sequence ATGGAAACCTCTTGCACCGATTCGACGAACGCATCCGTAGTGCCACGAATGCGGGTCCAGCAAGTCAGTAAGCGATTTCCCGGTGTCCAAGCCTTGCAGTCGGTATCGCTGGATGTGATGCCGGCAGAGGTTCTGGCAGTGATCGGGGAAAATGGAGCTGGTAAGAGCACGCTGATGAAAATCATGGCGGGAATTCAGCCTCCCGACGATGGTACGTTGCGGATGGATGGAAAGGCTGTTTCCTTTAGCTCGCCGGCCGATGCGATTGAGCATGGGGTTGCGTTGATCCACCAGGAATTGAACCTGGCCGAGAATTTAAGTGTTGCGGAAAATGTCTTTCTGGGGCGTGAGCCACATTTTTGGGGCTGGTTGAAGCGACGCGAAATGCAGGACGAAGCGGCGGTTTTTTTGGAACAGGTCGGCTTGGATATAGATCCCGCCACCCCGCTGCATCAATTGCCGCTTGCGGGACAGCAGTTGGTTGAAATCGCCAAGGCTTTGTCGGCCCGGGCACGTCTTGTGATTATGGACGAACCGACCAGCAGTCTTTCACTGCGCGAAACTGAAAAACTGTTTCAAGTCGTTCAGCATCTTCGTCACAGCGGCGTCAGTATCGTCTACATCTCGCACCGCTTGGCAGAGGTCCAGCAGTTGGCCGACCGTGTGGAAGTTCTTCGTGATGGTAAAAATGTGGGCCGTTTGGTTGGGGATCAGATCACTCACGATGCGATGGTAACCCGCATGGTCGGTCGGGATCTAAGCCAGTTTTTTCCGCACACATCGCATCCTGCGGGAGAGGTGCGGTTGAGGGTCGCTGACCTGACAATGGTGGATTCTCCGTCGCATGCCATTGGTTTAGAAGTTCGCGGGGGAGAAGTTGTTGCGTTGGCCGGTTTGGTCGGTGCGGGACGAACCGAACTGGTCGAAACGATTTTCGGCGTTCGCCCTGCCCTCGCCGGACGTGTCGAAGTCGATCAACAACCGCTGCGGAGCGGTGATGTTCGCTATAACATTCAGCGCGGGATCGCACTGGTCACCGAGGATCGCAAGTCGACCGGATTGTTGCTTGAATCTTCTGTCTGTGAGAATACAACGTTGGCCGCGCTCGCGTCGGCTCCGGCAGCCCCCGGGATTTCGGTTTCCTGGGAACGGCAGGTGACGGCTCAGGCGATTGAACGGTTGGGGATTCGCACGGCGTCCCAGCAAACAAAAGTGGTGACGTTGTCCGGTGGGAATCAACAGAAAATAGCGTTGGGGAAATGGTTGCTACGCAAACCGGCTGTGTTGCTTCTTGATGAGCCGACACGTGGCGTCGATATCGGCGCGAAACATGAGATCTATGAATTGATCGAAGGGTTGGCGGCCGAAGGGGTGGCGATCTTGTTTGTATCAAGTGAAATGGAAGAGGTGCTGGGGATGGCCGATCGCGTTTATGTCATGCACGAAAGACGAATCGCCGGGCACCTAAAGAGGTCTGAATTGAGTGAAGATGCGATGATGAGGTTGGCCGTCGGTGAAGTGGCAGCAACGTCCTAA
- a CDS encoding signal peptidase II: MPASSNIPPESPNPEKAVSKTAISEALSPDPIPRNRWVVFLTIALLGAAADLLTKQWMFSWRGLPGTQDPWWLIENYVGIETAVNPGAVFGMGAGRGLLFASLSVVAGIGIMVWLFALRAAHQWWLTIALACVMAGIFGNLYDRLGLWWFPEYPQEWKSGVRDWILFQASPAWKWPNFNIADSLLVTGAGMLLWQSFFPNNSTDRPTHTKRAPILGPHKTS, encoded by the coding sequence GTGCCAGCAAGCTCCAACATCCCTCCTGAATCGCCGAACCCCGAAAAAGCGGTTTCTAAAACAGCGATCTCGGAAGCGCTTTCGCCCGATCCGATTCCCCGTAATCGTTGGGTCGTGTTCCTGACGATTGCCTTGCTCGGAGCGGCCGCCGACCTGCTGACCAAACAGTGGATGTTCTCCTGGCGTGGGCTTCCCGGGACTCAAGACCCCTGGTGGCTGATCGAAAACTACGTGGGGATTGAAACCGCGGTCAATCCGGGAGCCGTATTCGGCATGGGAGCCGGCCGTGGGCTACTGTTTGCTTCCCTTTCGGTCGTCGCCGGAATTGGCATCATGGTTTGGTTATTCGCCTTACGGGCGGCCCACCAGTGGTGGCTGACGATCGCCTTGGCATGTGTCATGGCAGGAATTTTCGGGAATTTGTACGATCGCCTTGGTCTTTGGTGGTTCCCCGAATACCCACAAGAATGGAAAAGCGGAGTTCGGGACTGGATCTTGTTTCAAGCCAGCCCCGCTTGGAAATGGCCCAATTTCAATATCGCGGACAGCCTGCTTGTGACCGGGGCCGGGATGTTGCTGTGGCAGTCGTTTTTCCCAAACAATTCAACCGATCGCCCCACCCACACCAAAAGAGCTCCGATCTTGGGTCCCCATAAAACCTCCTGA
- a CDS encoding ABC transporter permease — protein sequence MRTKNLGIFLLLMAIVVLTTCLNGVFADPSNIRALIRDTSLYGLISIGVAFVIITGGIDLSIGSLIALSGVVFITVADIQKYEVDHQDPIVQVAVLETLTRDQVPDSIDPNLQQAGKKDLAVQLKGRLPDVQPGDQFRSAGKVWGVVGVQTIAREKWLLLKANNDKPQVGELGELYRVGKPLRHVITAHRSPWLCTAVVLGFCALIGLLHGLLVAWGRLQPFVVTLCGLLIYRGMARILSDDTAKGFGDAMIGFRQLVGGAAFEFPLPFAGRISGVSENWLTWIEFPLTGVLLAGVTLAAWVFLYKTVYGRHLLALGQSEQAALYSGIATRRLTVLAYVVCSTLAGLAGVLFLVDWTTMAPSTAGNFYELYAIAAAVLGGCSLRGGQGALLGVIAGAAVMRCLYKSIDLLGIGKEWEFVVIGGALFAGVVFDEVMRRITLRKQLAAKANAVDSAATS from the coding sequence ATGCGTACTAAAAATCTTGGCATCTTTCTGTTGTTGATGGCGATTGTTGTTCTAACGACGTGCCTGAATGGAGTTTTCGCCGACCCTTCCAATATTCGCGCTCTGATTCGAGATACCAGTCTGTATGGATTGATCTCGATCGGGGTAGCGTTTGTGATCATCACTGGCGGGATCGATTTGTCGATCGGTTCACTGATTGCGCTTTCCGGAGTGGTTTTTATTACCGTTGCGGATATCCAAAAATATGAAGTCGACCATCAAGATCCGATTGTGCAAGTCGCGGTACTTGAAACGCTGACACGTGACCAAGTGCCGGATTCGATCGATCCCAACCTGCAGCAGGCGGGGAAGAAAGATTTGGCGGTGCAGCTGAAGGGGCGGTTGCCCGACGTGCAACCCGGAGACCAGTTTCGCAGTGCTGGGAAGGTGTGGGGAGTCGTTGGCGTCCAGACCATCGCGCGGGAAAAATGGTTGCTGTTAAAAGCGAATAACGATAAGCCACAGGTTGGCGAGTTAGGCGAACTGTACCGCGTTGGCAAGCCGCTGCGGCATGTGATCACGGCCCATCGAAGCCCTTGGCTGTGCACGGCTGTCGTGCTGGGGTTTTGTGCATTGATCGGTTTGTTGCACGGTTTGCTAGTCGCCTGGGGACGGTTGCAACCGTTTGTTGTGACGCTTTGTGGGTTGCTGATCTATCGTGGAATGGCAAGGATCCTATCGGATGACACGGCCAAAGGATTTGGCGATGCGATGATCGGATTTAGGCAGTTGGTGGGGGGGGCGGCGTTCGAGTTTCCGCTTCCTTTTGCTGGCAGAATTTCCGGAGTGAGCGAAAACTGGCTGACTTGGATCGAGTTTCCGTTGACCGGAGTCTTGTTGGCGGGGGTGACTTTGGCTGCTTGGGTGTTTTTGTACAAAACGGTTTATGGGCGGCATCTGCTGGCGTTGGGGCAAAGTGAACAAGCTGCGCTTTATAGTGGGATTGCTACGCGGCGGCTGACGGTGTTGGCCTATGTCGTTTGTTCGACACTTGCAGGCTTAGCGGGGGTCCTGTTTTTGGTCGATTGGACCACAATGGCCCCTAGTACGGCAGGAAATTTCTACGAATTGTATGCGATTGCTGCGGCCGTTTTAGGAGGCTGCTCGCTGCGTGGTGGACAAGGGGCACTGCTGGGAGTGATCGCCGGGGCCGCCGTCATGCGTTGCTTGTATAAATCGATCGATTTACTAGGAATTGGCAAAGAATGGGAGTTTGTGGTGATCGGAGGAGCCCTTTTTGCAGGCGTTGTTTTTGACGAGGTCATGCGGCGGATAACGCTTCGAAAACAGTTGGCTGCCAAAGCAAATGCGGTCGATTCTGCGGCTACTTCCTAG
- the hisN gene encoding histidinol-phosphatase: MRSPDNWSELHDGRLEKLIPIAEAAGNSTLAYFGNSELAVEAKKDSSPVTAADRHAEQLVRKKVAEFFPDDEVLGEEFETQPGTSGYRWIVDPIDGTKSFVCGVPLYSTLLALEYQDQTVAGVIFLPALKECVAAANDQGCWHRPAGKPDWKIAQVSDRKKLSEAVFLTSQVDSFEGRGAEAQYKTIEKEAWISRSWGDGYGYLLVATGRADVMVDPEVSVWDVAAIRPVIEQAGGKFTDWNGLATSRSADAVGTNGKLHKEILATLKNASAVKS, from the coding sequence ATGCGATCTCCCGACAACTGGTCTGAGCTTCACGACGGCCGCCTAGAAAAACTGATCCCCATCGCTGAAGCGGCTGGCAACAGCACGCTGGCCTACTTCGGAAATTCCGAACTAGCGGTCGAAGCCAAGAAAGATTCCTCCCCCGTCACCGCCGCCGATCGTCATGCGGAACAACTGGTCCGCAAAAAAGTGGCCGAGTTCTTCCCGGACGATGAAGTGCTGGGCGAGGAATTTGAAACCCAGCCCGGCACAAGTGGCTATCGCTGGATCGTCGACCCGATCGATGGAACAAAATCCTTCGTTTGCGGCGTCCCCCTTTATTCGACCTTGCTGGCACTGGAATACCAAGATCAGACGGTTGCCGGCGTGATCTTCCTGCCGGCGTTGAAAGAGTGCGTTGCAGCGGCAAACGACCAAGGCTGCTGGCACCGTCCCGCAGGCAAACCGGACTGGAAAATCGCTCAGGTATCGGACCGCAAAAAACTATCCGAAGCGGTCTTCCTCACCTCACAAGTCGACTCTTTCGAAGGACGCGGGGCAGAGGCCCAGTACAAGACAATCGAAAAAGAAGCCTGGATCAGCCGATCTTGGGGCGATGGCTACGGCTACCTACTGGTCGCCACGGGACGAGCCGATGTGATGGTCGATCCGGAGGTGAGCGTCTGGGACGTTGCCGCCATCCGACCTGTCATCGAACAAGCCGGAGGTAAATTCACCGACTGGAATGGCCTCGCGACCAGCCGCAGTGCCGACGCCGTCGGAACCAACGGCAAACTGCACAAAGAAATTCTAGCGACCCTGAAAAACGCCTCAGCGGTCAAATCGTAA
- a CDS encoding DEAD/DEAH box helicase, with product MDKPAGSQPTRFKDLDLSPVMHRALDRAGFTEATPIQAQLIPLAIDGLDVIGQARTGTGKTAAFGIPILEQLDSLEECRDPQALIVVPTRELADQVGRELERLAFGVPTEICVLAGGKNMNGQLRHLNNGVQVVVGTPGRVHDHIQRKTLRTDKIWCVVLDEADRMLDIGFRPQIERILRCCPRDRQTLFLSATLTPTVRRLAESYMYKPDVIDCSENEMSVETIEQRYFTIAHDRKRSLLVRLLKRENPAQAIVFCRTKRGTDKLQRALSREFEGVGCIHGDMQQRERDRVMQAVRDRKLKVLVATDVVGRGIDVSTISHIVNYDIPQDCDDYVHRVGRTGRMGRDGLAFTFIVPGEGDFLTSVEQRINKELIRDEMDDFEAVEAPPEPVAAAEVDPDQPKRKRLNPMNRKSRRRR from the coding sequence ATGGACAAGCCTGCGGGCTCTCAGCCCACGCGGTTCAAAGACCTCGATTTATCACCCGTTATGCATCGGGCCTTGGACCGTGCCGGTTTTACCGAGGCCACGCCCATCCAAGCCCAACTGATCCCCTTGGCCATCGATGGCTTAGACGTGATCGGGCAGGCCCGTACCGGGACCGGCAAAACCGCTGCGTTTGGTATTCCTATTCTCGAACAGCTTGACTCCCTAGAGGAGTGTCGCGATCCACAGGCCCTAATCGTGGTTCCGACTCGCGAGCTGGCCGATCAGGTCGGCCGTGAGCTCGAACGCTTGGCGTTTGGTGTGCCCACGGAAATTTGCGTCCTGGCCGGCGGTAAGAACATGAATGGCCAGCTGCGTCACCTAAATAATGGTGTCCAGGTGGTTGTCGGGACCCCAGGTCGAGTTCACGACCATATCCAACGCAAAACACTGCGGACCGACAAAATTTGGTGCGTGGTCCTGGATGAGGCCGATCGGATGCTTGATATCGGCTTCCGTCCTCAAATTGAACGGATCCTCCGTTGCTGTCCACGCGATCGGCAGACGTTGTTCCTTTCGGCGACGTTGACTCCAACGGTTCGCCGTTTGGCCGAATCGTACATGTACAAGCCGGACGTGATCGATTGCAGTGAAAACGAAATGTCGGTCGAAACGATCGAACAGCGTTATTTCACGATCGCGCATGACCGGAAACGCAGTTTGCTTGTTCGTTTGCTGAAACGCGAAAATCCAGCTCAGGCGATCGTTTTCTGTCGTACCAAACGTGGCACCGATAAATTGCAACGTGCCCTCAGCCGAGAATTTGAGGGTGTCGGCTGTATCCATGGCGACATGCAGCAACGTGAACGCGACCGCGTTATGCAGGCGGTACGCGATCGGAAATTGAAAGTCTTGGTCGCAACCGACGTCGTCGGCCGTGGCATCGATGTCAGCACGATCTCACACATCGTTAACTACGACATCCCGCAAGACTGTGACGACTACGTTCACCGCGTAGGACGAACCGGACGAATGGGCCGAGACGGCCTAGCGTTTACGTTCATCGTCCCAGGCGAAGGCGATTTCCTGACCTCGGTCGAACAGCGGATCAACAAAGAGTTGATTCGCGATGAAATGGACGATTTCGAAGCGGTCGAAGCGCCGCCCGAACCGGTTGCCGCTGCCGAGGTCGATCCCGATCAGCCTAAGCGGAAACGTCTCAATCCAATGAACCGCAAAAGCCGTCGTCGACGCTAA
- a CDS encoding O-antigen ligase family protein, whose amino-acid sequence MSRNPALIILVALAVLAPWANGGADPLVQVILFAWAGLGLAWAAAACWKSGGRFPLPWVAVPLLLGGGVLVAQLLPVWSVAGDVHPAAVSQRICLAEPQSQTGTGEANLDDAVLSGESAQASSQYFPLTLDKHATKQTLALWFMAFAVFWAAFLLVDQIRLLQWSCWAISLGGAVMTLFATLAKATWNGQLYWSIPVGHPQGVFGPMVYHNQAGAILLISFGAAVYCMLTAESFSEGESSTRRPNKRSSVAKSSIRLSRESGWQSWLRPLPLLAIGCVVLNGAGLLLTLSRGALVSAVIAAIIAMLVVRPKGDWKAGGSVLVGALVGMGLVVLFFRMGDAISRRYATLFQSEQLLDNSRLAHWQDGWQAGLDFGGWGAGAGVYQHVHRLYQETAIERAFLRAHNQYLETWVDMGIPGLVLLLLTIGFTGRAIWKLARRRRKSLRYVAMLGVFVFAATVIHASLDYVLYLPATAILFAFLMGAVCRLSRDAEPMHEAVVQTVGTPGLRGSSNDTFAIRTLQRGWMLFALLGCGWATYEGRQWYLADQAVQRVPWGTLQAGFESDALDLAMRPLEKQVSQTDDYRVPLALGELQITRFRQQALQQLAAENDWSQEEAMAYWEWTDPIVLLQRATTLVQDGKQDVLAQEIQQQPLVVEHLVSARHHFLAARSLSSLVPQAHLRIGELAFLGDDEKEAESAFRKVAELAPGSADMQYEVGRRMLAIGLQEEGLAAWRQSLDLDTKHWDEIYAVVGEQMSPQDINGMVLPDDAELLTMVAARQYTEPEQAEAREMLLTRVDEILSRPADSVQHAAFQKKLAGEVQLLRQDAAGAVERFQEALRFQPENHQLRARLAALLLKIGRREEALREALYAARLQPRNHQYRSLLQSIHNATESPEE is encoded by the coding sequence ATTCTGTTCGCTTGGGCGGGACTTGGGTTGGCGTGGGCCGCAGCGGCATGCTGGAAATCAGGCGGCCGATTTCCTTTGCCTTGGGTTGCTGTTCCCCTGTTGCTGGGAGGGGGGGTGCTGGTTGCCCAATTGCTGCCGGTCTGGTCCGTCGCCGGTGACGTCCATCCCGCTGCCGTTTCGCAGCGGATTTGTCTTGCCGAGCCCCAGTCGCAAACAGGGACCGGTGAAGCAAATTTAGACGACGCTGTTCTTAGCGGGGAATCTGCTCAAGCAAGTTCTCAGTATTTTCCTTTGACTTTGGATAAGCATGCAACCAAGCAGACGTTGGCGCTGTGGTTTATGGCATTTGCGGTCTTTTGGGCCGCGTTCCTGCTGGTCGACCAAATTCGTTTACTGCAGTGGAGCTGCTGGGCGATTTCGCTTGGCGGCGCCGTGATGACGCTGTTCGCGACGCTTGCCAAGGCAACCTGGAACGGTCAGTTGTACTGGAGCATTCCTGTGGGCCATCCTCAGGGGGTCTTTGGACCGATGGTTTACCACAATCAGGCGGGAGCCATCCTCTTGATCAGTTTTGGAGCGGCGGTCTACTGCATGCTCACCGCCGAATCTTTTTCGGAGGGTGAATCCAGTACACGGCGGCCGAATAAACGTTCCTCCGTGGCGAAGTCGTCGATACGTTTAAGCCGCGAATCGGGCTGGCAGAGTTGGTTGCGTCCTCTGCCTTTGTTGGCGATCGGATGTGTGGTGCTGAACGGTGCCGGTCTGCTGTTAACGCTTTCCCGGGGAGCATTGGTGTCGGCCGTGATCGCTGCGATTATCGCAATGCTGGTTGTAAGACCCAAGGGGGACTGGAAGGCGGGGGGCAGCGTGCTGGTTGGGGCGTTGGTCGGAATGGGATTGGTCGTCCTTTTCTTTCGTATGGGCGATGCGATCAGTCGGCGTTATGCGACCTTATTTCAGAGCGAGCAGTTGCTTGATAACTCTCGCTTGGCTCATTGGCAGGATGGCTGGCAGGCAGGACTTGATTTTGGTGGCTGGGGAGCCGGTGCCGGAGTCTATCAGCATGTCCATCGGCTTTACCAGGAAACGGCGATTGAGCGAGCCTTCTTGAGGGCTCATAACCAATACCTGGAAACCTGGGTCGATATGGGGATTCCGGGGCTGGTGCTATTACTGCTGACCATCGGTTTCACGGGAAGAGCGATATGGAAGTTAGCGAGACGGCGACGAAAAAGCCTTCGCTACGTCGCCATGCTTGGCGTGTTCGTGTTTGCCGCGACCGTGATTCACGCTTCCCTTGACTATGTGCTGTATCTGCCTGCGACGGCAATCCTGTTCGCTTTTCTGATGGGCGCCGTTTGTCGTTTGTCGCGTGACGCGGAGCCAATGCATGAAGCCGTGGTTCAGACGGTGGGGACGCCTGGTTTGAGAGGTTCGTCAAACGACACGTTTGCGATTCGAACGCTCCAGCGCGGTTGGATGTTGTTTGCGTTGCTGGGATGTGGCTGGGCAACCTATGAAGGGCGTCAGTGGTATCTGGCCGATCAGGCGGTTCAACGCGTTCCATGGGGAACCTTGCAGGCCGGATTCGAATCCGACGCCCTGGATTTGGCGATGCGTCCACTGGAAAAACAGGTTTCCCAAACCGATGACTATCGAGTCCCGCTCGCTTTGGGGGAACTTCAAATCACTCGGTTCCGGCAGCAAGCGCTTCAGCAGTTGGCCGCCGAGAACGATTGGTCGCAAGAGGAGGCGATGGCTTATTGGGAGTGGACCGATCCAATTGTTTTGCTGCAACGTGCGACGACGTTGGTTCAGGATGGAAAGCAGGATGTTCTGGCTCAAGAGATTCAGCAACAGCCGCTTGTGGTGGAACACCTTGTGTCCGCTCGCCACCATTTTCTAGCTGCACGATCCCTTTCGTCGTTGGTGCCGCAGGCCCATCTTCGCATTGGCGAACTTGCCTTTTTAGGAGATGACGAAAAGGAAGCGGAGTCGGCCTTTCGGAAGGTGGCCGAACTAGCGCCCGGTTCGGCGGACATGCAGTACGAGGTCGGCCGGAGGATGTTGGCGATCGGTCTGCAGGAAGAAGGGCTGGCGGCTTGGCGGCAAAGCTTGGATCTGGATACAAAACATTGGGATGAAATCTATGCGGTGGTTGGCGAGCAGATGTCGCCGCAGGATATCAACGGGATGGTGCTTCCCGATGATGCGGAACTGCTAACGATGGTGGCCGCTCGTCAGTACACGGAACCGGAACAAGCGGAGGCTCGTGAAATGTTGCTGACGCGAGTCGATGAAATACTGTCGCGCCCCGCGGATAGTGTTCAGCACGCAGCCTTCCAGAAAAAGCTTGCCGGTGAAGTGCAGCTGTTGCGGCAGGATGCGGCGGGCGCGGTCGAACGTTTTCAAGAAGCGCTTCGGTTTCAGCCCGAAAACCATCAATTGCGAGCTCGACTTGCCGCCCTTCTGTTGAAAATTGGACGACGCGAGGAGGCCCTCCGCGAAGCCCTGTATGCGGCAAGGCTTCAGCCTCGCAATCACCAATACCGCTCTCTCCTTCAGTCGATACATAACGCGACAGAAAGTCCCGAGGAGTGA